TTGCTTACGATCTATGTGTTGACAAGATTACGGACGAACAACGCAAACACCTCGATTTAAGTAGTTGGGAGGTTGCTTTCAATGGTGCTGAACCTGTACGGGCAGAAACTATTGAGAGGTTTTCAGTAACCTTTGCAGATTGTGGCTTTAGAAGAAGTGCTTTTTACCCCTGCTATGGAATGGCAGAAACGACTTTGATTGTGTCTGGGGGTTGGAAAAAAGATCCACCAGTGATTCGCTTTGTGAAAGAGCAAGCTTTTAAGCAGAATCTGATTGTGACTACGAACAGCGAGTCAGAAAATGCTAGGGCGATTGTTGGTGTTGGTCATAGTAGCTTAGACCAAAAAATTGTGATCGCCAACCCAGAATCATTAACTCGCTGTCTGGATGGACAAATCGGAGAAATTTGGGTTGCAGGATCAAGTGTGGCTGGTGGCTACTGGAAGAAACCCGAAGAGACACAACAGATTTTCAATGCACAACTGCAAGACACACAAGAAGGGCCATTTTTACGCACTGGAGATTTAGGATTTTTGCTTGATGGCGAACTATTTATCACGGGTCGCCTCAAAGATATGATGATTATTCGAGGGCAAAATCATTATCCCCAGGATATTGAATTGACAGTTCAGAATAGTCATCCAGCGCTACGACCGAATTGTGGGGCAGCATTTTCTGTAGAGGTAGAAGGTGTTGAGCAGTTAGTTATTACTCAAGAGGTAGAGCGTACTTACTTACGTCAGTTGGATGTAGATGAAGTCGTTAAAGCCATTCGGCAGGCAGTGTCAGAGCAGCACCAGTTACAAGTTTATGCCATTGTGCTACTGAAGACAGCGAGCATTCCGAAAACTTCTAGTGGTAAAATTCAGCGTCACGCTTGTCGAGTTGGGTTTCTAGATGGAAGTTTGGATGTTGTCGGAGATTGGACAGCGAATCTTGAACAAACAGACTTACTGCAACTTCAAGCAGAAGTAAAAGACTTTTGGGAACAAGCGCATTCTTCAGATGTTAATAAATCTGAGGTTGAGCAGAAATCGTTAAAGCCAACTTTTACAGAAAAAGAGATCCAAACCTGGTTGATTTCTCATCTTGCCTTGTACCTGAACATACCTCCTGATGAAATAGACATTCAAGAACCTTTTACTGCATATGGTTTAGATTCAGCAGTGGCAGTCAGCATGACAGGTGAATTAGGTCAATGGATTGGCTGTGAACTTGCAATTATTCTTTTCTGGGAATACCCTAGCATCGAAATACTAGCGCAGTATTTAGCAGAGGAATATAATTCATTGCCATCAATCCAATCTAATGTCAGTTAGTGTTTGAAACCAATGAAATTGCCGAAACATAAATATGAACAAAAAAGCACTTAGTACTACAAATACCAAAAAAAAAGAGTCAGCAAAAGCATTCAAATTCAATCTTTTTGACCCTAAGTTTAACGCTAATCCTTATCCAACTTACCATCGCATCCGAGAAGAAGATCCGGTACATAGATACTTTGTTGGAGGTGATTGGATCGTTACCCGCTATGCCGATGTCAAAGCAGTTTTAAAAAGTGGTTGTGTTCGTACTGATGATAGACCAAAATCAATACAAGAAAGAAACAAATATCTCCAAGACAAGGAAAAGAATCTAAATACTCTTGCTTATACCACCAGCCGATTTTTATTTTATATGAATCCACCAGACCATACTAGATTACGTGCATTGGTGGGCAAAGGTTTTTCTCCTGTAGTTGTTGAGCGTATGCGTCCCCATATTCAGGAAATTGTGGATGAATTGCTTGACAAAGTTCGACATAAGGGGAGTATGGACATTGTTGCCGATCTTGCCAGTCCACTGTCTGTTAGTGTAATTAGTAAGCTGTTGGGAATACCAAAAGAAGCTCAACAGCAGCTTCATCAGTGGGCTAATGTTTTGTCCCGTATTTTAGATCCACTGGTGTCACTAGAAGAATATCAAGCGATGAATAAAGCTACAGAAGAGATTCAGGAATATTTACGTACTCTGATTGCCGAACGAGAAAAAACACCACAAGAAGATTTGATTAGTAATTTGATTGCAGCTCAAGAGCAAAACGATCGGTTAAGTCAAAAGGAAATATTAGCAGTTTGCACATTGTTATTCGCCGCTGGTGAAGAAACTACAGGTAATACAATAGGCAATGGAATGCTAGCATTGCTACAACACCCTCACCAAATGGAACAGATCAAAAGAGAACCGACAATGATTCAAAGTGCTGTAGAAGAATTAATTCGCTACGATAGTGCAGTTCAGATGTTAACCCGTATTGCTACTGATAATTTAGAAATAGGCAACCAAACAATTAAAGCAGGCGAAAAGATAGTTCTTTGCTTAGGAGCAGCTAATCGAGATCCAGCGCAGTTTCCCGAACCCGATCAATTAAATATTCATCGGAACCCGAATCACCACGTTGCTTTTGCTGATAGTATTCATTATTGCTTGGGAGCTGCACTAGCGCGGGTGGAGACTCAACTTGCTATTAACACATTGATGCAACAATTTCCTGATTTAAAGTTAGCTTCAAACCAACTGGAGTGGCGTCATAGCATCGTCTTGCGTGGCTTAAAAGCTCTACCTATAAGTTTTTAAAATTCATCTTTCTCAAGTAGTGTTTGAAACCAATGAAATTGCCGAAACATAAATATGAACAAAGAAGCACCTAGTACTACAAATACCAAAAAAATAGCGTCAGCAAAAGCATTCAAATTCAATCTTTTTGACTCTAAGTTTAACGCTAATCCTTATCCAACCTACCATCGCCTCCGAGAAGAAGATCCGGTACATAAATACTTTGTTGGAGGTGATTGGATCGTTACCCGCTATGCCGATGTCAAAGCAGTTTTAAAAAGTGGTTGTGTTCGTACTGATGATAGACCAAAATCAATACAAGAAAGAAACAAATATCTCCAAGACAAGGAAAAGAATCTAAATACTCTTGCTTATACCACCAGCCGATTTTTATTTTATACGAATCCACCAGACCATACTAGATTACGTGCATTGGTGGGTAAAGGTTTTTCTCCTGTAGTTGTTGAGCGTATGCGTCCCCATATTCAGGAAATTGTGGATGAATTGCTTGACAAAATTCGGCACAAGGGGAGTATGGACATTGTTGCCGATCTTGCCAGTCCACTGTCTGTTAGTGTAATTAGTAAGCTGTTGGGAATACCAAAAGAAGCTCAACAGCAGCTTCATCAGTGGGCTAATGTTTTGTCCCGTATTTTAGATCCACTGGTGTCACTAGAAGAATATCAAGCGATGAATAAAGCTACAGAAGAGATTCAGGAATATTTACGTACTCTGATTGCCGAACGAGAAAAAACACCACAAGAAGATTTGATTAGTAATTTGATTGCAGCTCAAGAGCAAAACGATCGGTTAAGTCAAAAGGAAATATTAGCAGTTTGCACATTGTTATTCGCCGCTGGTGAAGAAACTACAGGTAATACAATAGGCAATGGAATGCTAGCATTGCTACAACACCCTCACCAAATGGAACAGATCAAAAGAGAACCGACAATGATTCAAAGTGCTGTAGAAGAATTAATTCGCTACGATAGTGCAGTTCAGATGTTAACCCGTATTGCTACTGATAATTTAGAAATAGGCAACCAAACAATTAAAGCAGGCGAAAAGATAGTTCTTTGCTTAGGAGCAGCTAATCGAGATCCAGCGCAGTTTCCCGAACCCGATCAATTAAATATTCATCGGAACCCGAATCACCACGTTGCTTTTGCTGATAGTATTCATTATTGCTTGGGAGCTGCACTAGCGCGGGTGGAGACTCAACTTGCTATTAACACATTGATGCAACAATTTCCTGATTTAAAGTTAGCTTCAAACCAACTGGAGTGGCGTCATAGCATCGTCTTGCGTGGCTTAAAGGCTCTCCCCGTTACCTTTAAATCATCAACGGCAACATAAGGAATTCAAGGTTTTGCCTATGGTGGCAAGAATTAAACTTTTACAGTACCAGTTCATTATTAATAAGTCTAGACATGAGTAGTTGTATAACAGAGGATCAAAAAATACTCCTTCAAGTCGTTCAAATGATCCTAAATTACTTACAGGAACAGCAAATAGGCACGAAGGTAGTCGATTATCAAAGCCCTGATATACTTAAGAAAAAACTCGATTTAAGTTTACCAGAGGAGGGTGTTTCTTTATCAGAGCTATTCGGTGTGATTCAATCGTACCTCCAGTATAGTACCCGGACTAGTAGCTCGAATTTTTTCAATCTACTCTTCGCCGGTTTCCAGCCAGAAGGACTACTGAGTGAAATGGTTACGAGCGTAACTAACAATACTATGCACACCTACGAGAGTTCGCCAGTTGCCACACTTATGGAGATGGCTTTGATTGATGCTCTCAATAGTATGGTAGGTTTCGACTCTGGTGAGGGTTTGATGGTTACAGGTGGCAGCAACGCAAATGCGATCGCGATGCTACTAGCGCGACATAAATTACTACCTGAGACTAAACATACTGGGTTGGGCGGCTCAAAGCTTGTAGCGTTCATTTCAGAACAGGCGCATTATTCCTTTCTTAAAGCAGCAAATCTGTTAGGAATTGGAATGGAAAATGTTGTCAAAGTAAAGACCGATCGCTTAGGCTGCATGATTCCACAGGAATTAGAAGCTGCAATTATCCAGAGCTTGAATGACGGGAAAACGCCAATATTTGTTGGTGCCACTGCCGGGACGACTGTTCTTGGGGCTTTTGACCCTTTCCCATCTATTGCACAAATAACCCGTAAATACGAACTTTGGCTACATGTGGATGGTGCTTGGGGCTGTCCTGTCTTATTCAGTCGCAAGCACAAGCACTTGTTGGCGGGAAGTGAGCTAGCGGATTCTTTTACTTGGGACGCCCATAAATTAATGGGAGTACCCTTAATTTGCTCGGCTATTTTGGTGAAACAAAAAGGAACGTTGAGCGATGCTTGTTCTAGTGGGGATACTGATTACCTGTTCCACGAGGACGAAAATGCGGCTTACGATCTGGGAAGAATGTCACTGCAATGTGGTCGAAAAGTAGATGCACTCAAGTTCTGGCTATCTTGGAAACGACACGGGAAAAATGGGTACGAGCAAAGAGTAGACCGCCTTTTTGAACTTGCCAGCTACGCTACGGAATTTATCCGAACTTGCAAGCATCTAGAACTGATGGTTCAGCCACAATTTTTGAATATCTGTTTTCGTTATATCCCCGACGGTGTTGACCCGAACACGGATGTCGATCGCATTAATTTGGCAATTCGCAAGCAATTGCTCCAATCTGGTCAAGCTGCTATCAACTATGCTCATTACCAAGGTCG
This genomic interval from Scytonema hofmannii PCC 7110 contains the following:
- a CDS encoding pyridoxal phosphate-dependent decarboxylase family protein, with amino-acid sequence MSSCITEDQKILLQVVQMILNYLQEQQIGTKVVDYQSPDILKKKLDLSLPEEGVSLSELFGVIQSYLQYSTRTSSSNFFNLLFAGFQPEGLLSEMVTSVTNNTMHTYESSPVATLMEMALIDALNSMVGFDSGEGLMVTGGSNANAIAMLLARHKLLPETKHTGLGGSKLVAFISEQAHYSFLKAANLLGIGMENVVKVKTDRLGCMIPQELEAAIIQSLNDGKTPIFVGATAGTTVLGAFDPFPSIAQITRKYELWLHVDGAWGCPVLFSRKHKHLLAGSELADSFTWDAHKLMGVPLICSAILVKQKGTLSDACSSGDTDYLFHEDENAAYDLGRMSLQCGRKVDALKFWLSWKRHGKNGYEQRVDRLFELASYATEFIRTCKHLELMVQPQFLNICFRYIPDGVDPNTDVDRINLAIRKQLLQSGQAAINYAHYQGRIGIRLILANPEIHEAELNRLFHNIITTGKSCESVMKL
- a CDS encoding AMP-binding protein gives rise to the protein MQHDFFSVHSPQEATSVNLLRYRTLQQPNQVPYTFLVDGETEEVSFTYETLDRKARAIAALLQSMKAFGERVLLLYPPGLEFIAAFFASLYAGVTAVPVYPPRGKQRMTRLQAIAQDAQATKALTTSSVITNLAQSFKEEPELAALQCIATDEIAIDLADDWFFPEIANNSLALLQYTSGTTGNPKGVMVNHDNLLYNSALIYQSFEHTPDSRGVIWLPPYHDMGLIGGVLQPLYGGFSVTLMSPESFLQKPFRWLKAISDYQATTTGGPNFAYDLCVDKITDEQRKHLDLSSWEVAFNGAEPVRAETIERFSVTFADCGFRRSAFYPCYGMAETTLIVSGGWKKDPPVIRFVKEQAFKQNLIVTTNSESENARAIVGVGHSSLDQKIVIANPESLTRCLDGQIGEIWVAGSSVAGGYWKKPEETQQIFNAQLQDTQEGPFLRTGDLGFLLDGELFITGRLKDMMIIRGQNHYPQDIELTVQNSHPALRPNCGAAFSVEVEGVEQLVITQEVERTYLRQLDVDEVVKAIRQAVSEQHQLQVYAIVLLKTASIPKTSSGKIQRHACRVGFLDGSLDVVGDWTANLEQTDLLQLQAEVKDFWEQAHSSDVNKSEVEQKSLKPTFTEKEIQTWLISHLALYLNIPPDEIDIQEPFTAYGLDSAVAVSMTGELGQWIGCELAIILFWEYPSIEILAQYLAEEYNSLPSIQSNVS
- a CDS encoding cytochrome P450: MNKEAPSTTNTKKIASAKAFKFNLFDSKFNANPYPTYHRLREEDPVHKYFVGGDWIVTRYADVKAVLKSGCVRTDDRPKSIQERNKYLQDKEKNLNTLAYTTSRFLFYTNPPDHTRLRALVGKGFSPVVVERMRPHIQEIVDELLDKIRHKGSMDIVADLASPLSVSVISKLLGIPKEAQQQLHQWANVLSRILDPLVSLEEYQAMNKATEEIQEYLRTLIAEREKTPQEDLISNLIAAQEQNDRLSQKEILAVCTLLFAAGEETTGNTIGNGMLALLQHPHQMEQIKREPTMIQSAVEELIRYDSAVQMLTRIATDNLEIGNQTIKAGEKIVLCLGAANRDPAQFPEPDQLNIHRNPNHHVAFADSIHYCLGAALARVETQLAINTLMQQFPDLKLASNQLEWRHSIVLRGLKALPVTFKSSTAT
- a CDS encoding cytochrome P450, with the protein product MNKKALSTTNTKKKESAKAFKFNLFDPKFNANPYPTYHRIREEDPVHRYFVGGDWIVTRYADVKAVLKSGCVRTDDRPKSIQERNKYLQDKEKNLNTLAYTTSRFLFYMNPPDHTRLRALVGKGFSPVVVERMRPHIQEIVDELLDKVRHKGSMDIVADLASPLSVSVISKLLGIPKEAQQQLHQWANVLSRILDPLVSLEEYQAMNKATEEIQEYLRTLIAEREKTPQEDLISNLIAAQEQNDRLSQKEILAVCTLLFAAGEETTGNTIGNGMLALLQHPHQMEQIKREPTMIQSAVEELIRYDSAVQMLTRIATDNLEIGNQTIKAGEKIVLCLGAANRDPAQFPEPDQLNIHRNPNHHVAFADSIHYCLGAALARVETQLAINTLMQQFPDLKLASNQLEWRHSIVLRGLKALPISF